Part of the Halodesulfurarchaeum formicicum genome is shown below.
TCCTCGCCCCGTCCGAGCCGGTGATAGCAGAAGCTACACTTTCGGGCGTTGGCCATCGGTGATTCGCCCTCCTCGCGGGCCCCTCGATCGACGCCGTACTCCGGACTGGTCACTTCGCCGGCGCCCATGACCTCGTCCTCGTAACTCCCACCGAAGTCGAGGTACCGAGCCCCGTACGGGCACGCGATCATACAGTACCGACAGCCGATACAGCGGTCGTAATCGATGTTGACGATCCCGTTCTCCATCTTGTAGGTCGCGCTGACCGGGCAGACCTGGACACAGGAGGGCTTCTCACACTGCATGCAGGGGCGGGGGATGTTCGTCCGGGTCGTGTTGGGAAACTCCCCGTGCTCCTCCTCCATGACGACGTTGTATGTGACCCCGGGCGGGGTGCGGTTCTCCGCCTTGCAGGCCACCGTACACGAATCACAGCCGACACACTTCTGCAGGTCGATCACCATGCCCCATCGAACGTCTCCCTCCTCCGGGGTCTCGATCTGTTCGGCGACTGCGTCCATCGAGTCCACCGAACAGGAGAGCTGGTCAGCCGCCGGCTCGTCGATGGTCTGGCAGCTTCCACCCTTGTCCACGGCCGGGTTCGGGGTCTCAGTATACTCCGCCCCGAACTCGGCTCTGGCCTGCTCGTCGTACGTCGCCCAGAAGGACTCACTCGAAAGTGACCCACTGGAGACTCGTTTGGCGTCCTCGGCCATGGCGAGCCCGAGCTCCGTCGAGTACGCGACCTCGGCCAGTGTCTCCTCGGGGTCCGCCCGCTCGGCCTCTACCATTTCGTCCATCCGGGCCCGATCGAGGTCGGGTACGCCCGGAGCGCCGTCGACGCTCATCGCGACCCTCCCGGCGGTCGCGTGTCGGTTCGACGTGGTTCGGTCAGTGAGTGCATACAGAGCAATCATCGGGATCCAGGCCCCTGAGCGGTCGACCAATATAGATAGGTTCAGCGTGAGGGGTTTCGCTGCCTTAAAAAGAACGGGCCAATAGGTATTGGACCGGAGGCGACGAGCCTATACTCTCGGCGGCTCAAGTCGCGTGCAGTACACGTGTTCCCGCTTGACGGCCTCGTCATCCTGACCTCGATCGGGCTCCGGCTTATCGGACTGGGGTACTCGGTCTACCTGTTGTATCAGGTCGAAGACCGCCGGTTCGGGTTCTTCACGTTAATGTTGGGGCTGATGGCATCACGACAGATCTTGAGCTATCAGACTGGTACCTCCGGCATCGACGAACTGCCAGGATTGGTCGTCAGCGTCCTCGCCGTGCTCACTGTCTACTACCTCTCGGAGTACGTCGAGCAGGAGCAAACGATCAGGGAGACGATCGAAGCGACCAACGACCGCCTCCGGACCTTCGAGAAAGCCATCGAACACGCGGGCCACGCGATTTTCATCACCGAGCCCGACGGCACGGTCACCTACGCGAACCGCGCCGTCGAATCGGTCACCGGGTACACCCGGGGCGAGGTCATCGGACGAGACCCCTCGATGTGGAAGTCGGGCTATCACGATCCAGCCTTCTACCGGGAGATGTGGGAGACGATCGAGGCGGGGTCGATCTGGGAGGGACAGATCGTTAACGAGACCAAATCCGGTGCGGAGGTCTGGGTCGATATGACGATCGCACCCATCGTCGGTGACTCGGGGGCCGTGGAGAAATACGTGGCCGTCGACACCGACATCACCGATCGGCGGGAACGCAAGGAGCAAATTACCGAGCAGAAAGAGCGCCTGGCGACCCTGAACCGGACAAACGAGGTCCTCAGAGACATCAATCGCGAACTGGTAGAGGCCGATAGCCGGGCGGACATCGAGACCGCCGTCGTCGAGCAGTTCGCCAACTCGGACCAGTATGCCTTCGCTTGCCTCTCCGATCAGGCCGTCGACGCCGAGATGATCCGCCCCCGGGCGAAAGCCGGAATCGACGACACAGACATGGAGGAGCTCATCGCGGCCATCAACGACCTCGAGGGCGCTGACCCGCTTCGGACGGCGGCCCGGACCGGAACCGTCCAGATCAGCAGCTGTGCGGACCCCGAGGCCGAGTGGTGTGACCCGTGGCTCGATCGGGGGTACCGGGCGACCGTCGCCATCCCACTCACCTACGGCGACCGCCAGTACGGCGTGCTCTGTATCGGGACCGAGGCGGGAGATGCGTTTGAGGACATCGAAACGGCCGTCTTCGCCGAACTGGGCGAGACGATCGGGTACGCGATCAACGCCGTCGAGAGCAAGGAGGCGCTCCTGACCGACAGTGTGACCGAGATCGAGTTCCAGGTGACCGACCCATCCTACTTCCCAGTGGCCCTGACAGCGGACGGCGGGTCGATGGAACTCACCTGGATGACCCCCGGGACTGGCGACACGCTCGTCCAGTACTTCACGGTCACGGGACTCCAACCCGAAGCGATACGGGAATACGTGGCTGGGACCCCCAGCCTAACGGCCGTCGACATCCTCACCGAGGACGATGCCGAGCTCCAGGTTCGCTTCGAGGTACAGGAGTCCACCCTCGCACGACCGATCGGTGAGGCGGGGGGCGACCTCCGACACATCGAGGCCGCCGACGGTCGCGCCCGGTTGACAGTTCACCTCTCGCCGAACGCGAACGTCCGGGCCGTGATCGAGGGACTCCAGACCGATCATCCGTCGATCGAACTGCGGGCCCGACGCGAGACCGAGCGTCCGGCGCCAACCGCCGAGGAAGTCCGGACGACCATCGAAGAGTCACTGACAGATCGACAGCGGGAGGCGTTGCATACGGCTTTCATCGCTGGGTTCTTCGACTGGCCGCGGGAGAACTCCGGCGAGGAGATCGCCGAGACGATGGCGATCTCCCAATCTACCTTCCTCCAGCATCTGCGGACGGCCCAGAAGAAAGTGTTTGCAGTCCTCTTGCGGGACGAACCGGTCCGTTAGGCCCCACCGAGGACGTCGTCGATATCCTCGTGTTCGTGGATCTCAACGCCCTCGGTCGTGACCTCGGCGATGGTGATACCGTTGCCGCTGGCCGTATCCCGCTCGCTCGCGCTCTGGACGGCACGGGCCGCGATCTCGATACCTTCCTCGTGGGAGAGATCCTCGCGGTACTCCTGTTCGAGCACACCCATCGCGAACTGCATGCCGCTGCCGGTCACGACGTACTCGTCCTCGCTGAGCCCGCCCGCCGGGTCGATGCTGTAGACGTGTGGCCCGGTGTCGTCCACGCCACCGAGGATGGGATTGATCATGAAGAAGGGGCCACCACGCAGGAAATTCGAGGCCAGCGTCGCCAGGGCGTCGATCTTCATCGGCTTGTCCCGGCGTGCCTCATAGAGGTTCGCCTCGGCCCGGATCGAGCGGATGAACGACTGAGCGCCCCCGACGGAGCCGACCATGGTCAGGGCCGCGGTGTCGTGAACCTGCTCGACTTTGGTCACGTTCTTGTTCGAGACGACCCGGCCACCGAGACTCGCCCGCCGGTCGGTCGCGATCACGACCGAATCGGCGGTAGTGACGCCGATCGAGGTCGTCCCGGTCTCGGTGTGTTTGGTGTCTCCACCGGCCGACTCCCATTCGGGCAGCGACCCCAGTTCGGGCTCGTAGGGGTCCTCGACGTTCATTCTTCCTCCGTGACGGCCTCCAGGTGATCGGCGATTTCAGCCTCCGTGAGTCGGCGATAGGCTTCGGTCTCGGTCTCGATAGCGGCCAGCGCCAGTTCGCCGGCCGAAAGCGATTCCTCACGGATGTGGGAGAGTGCGCCCAGGGCCAGTTCGATCCCCTCATCCAGGGTGAGTTCCGGTGTCCAGTGTTCCTCCAGATAGTCCTGGATGTCCGAGCGATCCGCGCCGATGGCGACGGCTTTCCACTCGTTCGGCGTGCCACTGGGATCGGTCTCGAAGAGCCGGGGTTCCCCGTCGGAGACCCCACCGATCAGCAGGGCGGCCCCGAACGGGCGCACGCCGCCCATCTGGGTGTACTGCTGGATGTTGTCGGTCACGGCCTTGGTGAGGACTTCGACGCCGACTGGCTCCTCGTAGCGCAGTTCCTCGACCTGGGCCCGGCGACGGGCGAAGTCGATCAGTCGGCGCGCGTCGGCCACGTGGCCGGCGCTGGCGATGCCGACGTGATCGGCGACTTTGTGGAGTTTCTCGATGGAGTCCGGTTCCATGAGCTCCGAACGCGATCGTTTGTCGACCGCGAGGACCACGCCCTCCGCGGTTCGAACCCCGACAGAGGGAGTGCCCCGTTTGACTGCTTCGCGTGCGTACTCGACCTGGTAGAGCCGTCCGTCCGGGGAGAAGATGGTGATCCCGCGGTCGTAGGCCTGCTGCTGTTGACCCTGCATGTTCGTTCGCCCGAGTGTTACCACGGAGCGGGTAAAGGCCTGCCGGACCCGGAGCTTAGAAGTAGTTGATGCTCTCGGGCAGTTCGGTCTTCATGCCCTTGCGCTCGCGGATCTCGGTGATCTTCTCGGGCTGGAGGTTGTCGACCAGCACCCGGAAGCCGGCGTTCTCGGTGTTCCAGGAGGCACGGCCCTCGGTGGCCGAGCGAATGTCCGAGGAGAAGCCGATCATCTCTTCGACCGGGGCGATGCCCTCGACGACCATCAGGTCGCCTTCCTGATACATGTCATCCACCCGTCCCCGGCGACCCTGAATCTCGCCGGAAGCCGCGCCCATGTGCTCGGAGGGAACGTCGATCCGGACGTCCTGGATCGGTTCGAGCAGGCGGATCTCGGCGTCGATGAGCGCCCGGTGGACGGCCTCGCGCATGGCCGGAATGACCTGGGCGGGACCACGGTGAATGGCGTCCTCGTGGAGCCGCGCGTCGTGGAGTCGGATCAGCGCGCCCTCGACCGGTTCGGCCGCGAGCGGGCCGTCTTCGAGGGCTTCCTCCAGGCCCTCGATGATGAGCTCCATCGTCTCGTTGAGGTGCTGGATCCCCTTCGTGTCGTCGATGAAGACGTTCGTGCCGACGATCTCCTCGACGTTCTGGGAGGTCTCCTTCTCCATGCCCGCCTCCTGGAGGGCCTCACGGCGCTCCTGTTCGGGCATGTCCATCGAGGCCTCGCCGAGCTTGATCGTGTCGATCAGCTCGTCGCTGAGAGGTTCGACCGTGACGTAGAAGCGGTTGTGACGGTTCGGCGAGATGCCCTGGACCTCTTCGGACTCCTGGGTGGGGGCCTCACGGTAGACGACGATCGGTTCGCCCGTGCGAACCGGAATGCCCTGGTTGCGCTCGATGCGCTGGGTGATGACCTCCAGGTGGAGTTCGCCCTGCCCGGAGATCAGGTGCTCGCCGGTGTCCTCGTTGATCTCGACCCCGATGGTCGGGTCCTCCTTGGAGACCTGCTGGAGGACCTTGATCAGCTTGGGGAGGTCGTCCATCTTCTGGGCCTCGATGGACTTCGTGATGACCGGCTCGGAGATGTGCTCGATGGACTCGAACGGCGTCATCTCCACCGAGGAGACCGTCGATCCGGCGATCGCGTCCTTCAGGCCGGTGACCGAAGCGACGTTCCCGGCCGGAACCGAATCGACTTCCTCGCGTTCGCCGCCCATGAAGACCCCGACAGACTGGAGCCGGTTCTTGCCGGCCGTCCCGGAGACGTACAGCTCCTGGCCCTCACGGAGCGTCCCGGAGAAGACCCGCCCCGTGGCGATCTCGCCCGCGTGGGGGTCCATCGAGATGTCCGTGACCATGAAGACGACCTCGCCGTCCTTGTTGACCATCTGCATGTCCTCGGCCAGCTGGGTAGAGTCGTCCCCACGCCAGACGGTCGGAATCCGGTCGGGCTGGGCGTCGACCGGGTTGGGGAAGTGTTCGGCGACCATGTCGAGCACGACGTCGGAGAGCGGGGACTGCTTGTGGAGTTCGGCCCGCTTGTCGTTGCGCTCCATCTCGATGACGTCCCCGAAGTCGATGCCCGTCTCGGCCATCGACGGCGCGCTGATCGCCCAGTTGTAGAGTGCCGAGCCGAAGGCCACGGTGCCGTCCTGGACGCTGACCTTCCAGTTGTCCTCCTCGTAGCGTTCTTCGGCCATCCCGCGGATGAGCTCGTTGACGTCCCGAATGACCTCCTGGAGCCGCTCCTGCATCTCCTCGGGCCCCTCCTGGAGCTCGTTGATCAGGCGGTCGACCTTGTTGATGAAGAGTGCCGGCTTGACGTTCTCCCGCAGGGCCTGGCGGACGACCGTCTCGGTCTGAGGCATGGTACCCTCGACCGCGTCGACCACCACGAGCGCCCCGTCGACCGCGCGCATGGCACGGGTGACGTCGCCCCCGAAGTCGACGTGGCCCGGCGTGTCGATGAGGTTGATCAGGTAGTCCTTGTCCTGGTAGTTGTGTGTCATCGACACGTTCGCCGCGTCGATGGTGATGCCACGCTCCTGCTCGTCCTCCTCGGTGTCCATGGCGAGTTGCTCGCCGGCCAGGTCCTCGGAGATCATCCCGGCCCCAGCGAGGAGGTTGTCAGTCAGCGTGGTCTTTCCGTGATCGATGTGAGCGGCAATAGCGATGTTCCGGATCTGCTCCGGTTGGTCCATGAGCCGCTCACACTGTTCGACGATTTTCTTGCGTCGGCCCATTATTAATCCGTAGTATCAAGAGCAGGTTCAAAAGGGTAGTGTTTCCGATTGCGCGGCGATTCCCGCACAGATGGCATTGTGAGCCACTCACAATGCGAAACGGAGTACAGCGCTGCCGCTCTGCAGCCGGGAGAGAGAAAAGACAGAGAGTCTAGCGGGCCGCCGCCGCGACGCGCTCTTTCTCTTCTTTCTGGTTGACCGCGTAGGTCTGCACATCGCCTTCCGCAGCGCCGATGAGCTGCTGGGCGAGTGCCTCCTCGACGTCGGTCGGGGTCTTGAAGGACGCCCCATAGGTGCCCTCGGCGAGGAACTTCAGTGCCTGGTCGACCCGTCGCTGTGGACCCGTGTCCACGGCCTTGGGGACCGAGATGCCACCGTACTTCAGGCGGACGGTCTCCTCACGCGGGGCCGCGTTCTCGATGGCGCGGACCAGAATCTGCACCGGGCTTTCCTCGGTGCGCTCGTCGATCAGCTCGAAGGCCTCCTCGACGATCTTGAGGGTCTTCTGTTTCTTGCCGGTGTTCTCCTCGGTCTGCATCAGCCGGTTGGCCAGTCGCTCGACCACGGAGATCTCCGACTTCTTGAACTGCTTGGCCGCGTGTCGGCCCATGGTGTGGGCCACAGGAGTCACGCTGATGTACCGGCGAGTGCTCGGGTCCGTGTACTGGATACCGGTCACGTCCCACTTGCCGAAGAGCTCGGCAGAAACGGTCTCTTCTTCCTCCTCGACTTCCGGGTCCGTTTCGGCCTCGGTCTCGGCCTCGGGATCTGCTTCCTCGGACATGTTATCGCACCGGCTTCTCCGCGTTTCCGCGCACCAGTTCGATGAGCGAGACGCCGTTGACTTTCTCGACCTTGTAGTTGACACCGGAGAGGTCGCCCATCGAGCCACCCTTGGCCCCACCGATGCCGGCGATGGTGACCTCGTCGTGCTCGTCGATGAAGGAGATCGCGCCGTCGCCGGGGGCGAAGGCGGTGACCTGCTTGCCGTTTTTGATCAGCTGGACTCGCACGCACTTCCGGATCGCGGAGTTTGGCTGCTTGGCTTCGATGCCGACTTTTTCGAGGACGATGCCACGGGCCTGGGGTGCACCTTCCAGGGGGTCGGACTTGGTGCGAAGGCCTCGCTCCCGCCGCGCGTAATCGGAGTCGGACCACCGGTGGTTCTGGCGGTCCTTCTTGAGTTTGCGGGCGGCGTACTTGCCGTTCGACATACGCTCGGTTAACCCACCCATGTACTTAAACTCGGCCTTTCACACCCACCTTTTTCGCGGGCCTGACGGCCCGCCAAAAAGCTGGACCAAAAAGGAGCGAAACGACAACACAGATTAGTTACTTCAACCAGTCACACCCACCTTTTTCGCGGGCCTGACGGCCCGCCAAAAAGCTGGACCAAACCAGAACCCAAACTCAGGTCAACTGAATGTCGTCCACGTCGAAGTGCCGTTTTGCCAATCGCTTTGCGGCCTCGATGTTGCGCCCCTTCTCGCCAATCGCGATGCCGTGGTCCTCGTGATCAACCTCGGCGTACGCGACCCGGTCGTCGTTCTCCGAAATCGTCACGTTGTACACCGCCGCGGGCGCGAGCGCGTTCGCGACGAACCCCTCGGGGGTGGGGGCGTCCTCGATCAGTTCTACGTCCTCCCCGAGACGGGCCTCCAGTCGTTTGACCCGTTTGCCGTCCGGCCCGATCGCCTGCCCCATCTCGCCGGCGGCCACGACGAAGAGGACCTGCTCGTGGTCCTCGTCGAGCACGCAATCGACGGCCGTCGCCCCGGTCACGTCCTCGAAGAGGACGAGGTACTGCCGTGCCGTATCGGAGAGGCTGACACGCATCTCAGTCCGAGCGACTCGCCCGCATCCGCAGGTCGACGTCGCCAGTCCCGAGTTTTACCGGCTTGCCGACGATGACGTTCTCGATCACGCCGTCCAGATCGTCGACCTCGCCGTGGATGGCCGCATCGAGAAGGTGGTTCACCGTCACCTCGAAGGCGGCCCGCGCAAGCACGCTCTTCTTGTTGCCCGAGATGCCGTGGCGGCCGATCGACTCGATCGTCCCCTCGTTGGTCATGATGTCCGCGACCAGCATGAGGTGGCGGATGTTCACGTCGCCAAGGCCCTGTTCCTCGAGGGTGTCCCGGGTCTCCTCGATGATGGCCTCGCGGGCGGCCTCAACGCCAAGGACCTCGTAGATCTCGTGGATGTTGTTACACGTCGTCCGGGAGGCATCAACACCCTCGATGTCGAGGACGTCCTTGAACGCCGAGCCCTCGGTGTAGAGGACGAACTCCTCGCCCTTTTCGGTCTCCTCCTTCCGGATGACGACCCGGGAGACCTCCTCGATCCCCTTGAACACCACGTCCCGAAGCTGCTCGACGAGCTGGAGGAGTTCGCGGTAGCTCGGCCGCTCGGGACCGAACTCCAGGATCATGCCGTCGCGACGGACCTCCACGCCGAGTTCGCCCCGAATCACGTCGGCGATCTCGGCGGCGACTTCAGCGGTGTCGGGCACCGTGGGCCAGCGCTCTTCGAGTGTGTCCTCGTTGAGGTCGATGCGGACGATCATGTCCGCGACGTTCGTCGAGATGTCCCCCAGCGCGAGGATCTTCGTCGCCTCGATCTGCCAGACCACCTCGTGGGCCCGGTCGCGGTCGGTCGCGTACTCCTCGTCCAGATGGACGGTCATCATCGGGGTATCCGGGGTCTTCCGGGCGTCCACGAGTTCGATCAGTCGTGGCAGGCCCTGCGTGACGTCGATCTCAGCCACGCCCGCGTAGTGGAAGGTGTTCATCGTCATCTGCGTTCCGGGTTCCCCGATCGACTGGGCGGAGACGGTGCCCACCGGATCGAGCGGGTCGACCCGGGTGTCGACGTACTGGGCCTCGACCGCATCGACGATCTGTGCGGCCTCCTCCGTGGAGACGGAGCGTTCCTCGATCGTCTCGTAGACCTCGTCTTTGAGGCGGCGCGTGAGATCCGAATCCTCGACGAGGGCCTCGATGTCGTCTGTAATAGTCGTCATTGTGTCACCTCCCAGCTCTCGCCGTGTTCGGAGAGATTGGTCGTCTCGTCGCGTTCGCCGAGGAAGGCCGCCCGTTCGGCCTCGTCGGCGAACTCGGCTTCGAGCACCTGATCGGCGATGTCGTCCACGTCGATCTCGTGATCGACCGACGAGGAGACCTCGACCGGACTGGTGCCGTCCTCGCCGAACTCGAACTGCACGATCGTGTCACTCGTGTCCCGGACGGTCCCGTCGTACTGGGTCTCCAGTTCGGAGAGGGCGTTGATGAGCCGCCGCTGGAGGTACCCGGACTTCGAGGTCCGGACCGCCGTGTCCACCAGCCCCTCGCGGCCACCCATGGCGTGGAAGAAGAACTCCTTGGGCGTCAGTCCGCCCGTGTAGGAGTTTTCCACGAACCCGTGGGCTTCCGCGGAGAGGTCGTTTGGTTTGAAGTGCGAGAGGGTGCGGTCCTCGTACCCGCGGTTAATGCGCTCGCCCCGAACCGCCTGCTGGCCGACCGCGCCGGCCATCTGGGTCAGGTTGAGCATCGAGCCACGGGCCCCGGACCGGGCCATCACGACTGCCGGATTGACATCCGAGAAGTGCTCCTCGGCGATGTCACCTGCGGAGTCCCGGGCCTTGCCGAGTGTCTGCATGATCTTCATCTCCAGGGTCTCGTCGATGGTTCGACCCGGGAGGCTCTCGAGTTCCCCCCGCTCGTAGGTCTCGATGAGTTCCTGCACGCGGTCGTAGGCGTTCTCGATCGCCTCATCGATCTGGTCCTGAGCGGCCGGCGGAATCGTCTCGTCGTCGATCCCGATGGAGAACCCGAAGTGCATGATCGACCGAACCGCGAGCGCGGAGATCTCGTTGATTAGCTCGCGTGCCCGGGTCTTCCCGTACTGCTTGGCGACGGTGTCGACGACCTCGCCGCCGAACGCACCGACCGCGTCCTCGTCGATCGTTCCGTCGACGAGTTGGCCGTCGTCGACGATAACGGTGTCCCCGGCGGAACTCGTGAACTCCAGGTTGAGCCCCTCCGGCAGCAGTTCGGAGAACAGCTGGCGGCCGGTCCACATG
Proteins encoded:
- a CDS encoding NusA-like transcription termination signal-binding factor, with the protein product MRVSLSDTARQYLVLFEDVTGATAVDCVLDEDHEQVLFVVAAGEMGQAIGPDGKRVKRLEARLGEDVELIEDAPTPEGFVANALAPAAVYNVTISENDDRVAYAEVDHEDHGIAIGEKGRNIEAAKRLAKRHFDVDDIQLT
- a CDS encoding 30S ribosomal protein S7, with the protein product MSEEADPEAETEAETDPEVEEEEETVSAELFGKWDVTGIQYTDPSTRRYISVTPVAHTMGRHAAKQFKKSEISVVERLANRLMQTEENTGKKQKTLKIVEEAFELIDERTEESPVQILVRAIENAAPREETVRLKYGGISVPKAVDTGPQRRVDQALKFLAEGTYGASFKTPTDVEEALAQQLIGAAEGDVQTYAVNQKEEKERVAAAAR
- the rpoA2 gene encoding DNA-directed RNA polymerase subunit A'' — its product is MTTITDDIEALVEDSDLTRRLKDEVYETIEERSVSTEEAAQIVDAVEAQYVDTRVDPLDPVGTVSAQSIGEPGTQMTMNTFHYAGVAEIDVTQGLPRLIELVDARKTPDTPMMTVHLDEEYATDRDRAHEVVWQIEATKILALGDISTNVADMIVRIDLNEDTLEERWPTVPDTAEVAAEIADVIRGELGVEVRRDGMILEFGPERPSYRELLQLVEQLRDVVFKGIEEVSRVVIRKEETEKGEEFVLYTEGSAFKDVLDIEGVDASRTTCNNIHEIYEVLGVEAAREAIIEETRDTLEEQGLGDVNIRHLMLVADIMTNEGTIESIGRHGISGNKKSVLARAAFEVTVNHLLDAAIHGEVDDLDGVIENVIVGKPVKLGTGDVDLRMRASRSD
- a CDS encoding bacterio-opsin activator domain-containing protein: MFPLDGLVILTSIGLRLIGLGYSVYLLYQVEDRRFGFFTLMLGLMASRQILSYQTGTSGIDELPGLVVSVLAVLTVYYLSEYVEQEQTIRETIEATNDRLRTFEKAIEHAGHAIFITEPDGTVTYANRAVESVTGYTRGEVIGRDPSMWKSGYHDPAFYREMWETIEAGSIWEGQIVNETKSGAEVWVDMTIAPIVGDSGAVEKYVAVDTDITDRRERKEQITEQKERLATLNRTNEVLRDINRELVEADSRADIETAVVEQFANSDQYAFACLSDQAVDAEMIRPRAKAGIDDTDMEELIAAINDLEGADPLRTAARTGTVQISSCADPEAEWCDPWLDRGYRATVAIPLTYGDRQYGVLCIGTEAGDAFEDIETAVFAELGETIGYAINAVESKEALLTDSVTEIEFQVTDPSYFPVALTADGGSMELTWMTPGTGDTLVQYFTVTGLQPEAIREYVAGTPSLTAVDILTEDDAELQVRFEVQESTLARPIGEAGGDLRHIEAADGRARLTVHLSPNANVRAVIEGLQTDHPSIELRARRETERPAPTAEEVRTTIEESLTDRQREALHTAFIAGFFDWPRENSGEEIAETMAISQSTFLQHLRTAQKKVFAVLLRDEPVR
- a CDS encoding 30S ribosomal protein S12, which codes for MSNGKYAARKLKKDRQNHRWSDSDYARRERGLRTKSDPLEGAPQARGIVLEKVGIEAKQPNSAIRKCVRVQLIKNGKQVTAFAPGDGAISFIDEHDEVTIAGIGGAKGGSMGDLSGVNYKVEKVNGVSLIELVRGNAEKPVR
- the psmA gene encoding archaeal proteasome endopeptidase complex subunit alpha; translation: MQGQQQQAYDRGITIFSPDGRLYQVEYAREAVKRGTPSVGVRTAEGVVLAVDKRSRSELMEPDSIEKLHKVADHVGIASAGHVADARRLIDFARRRAQVEELRYEEPVGVEVLTKAVTDNIQQYTQMGGVRPFGAALLIGGVSDGEPRLFETDPSGTPNEWKAVAIGADRSDIQDYLEEHWTPELTLDEGIELALGALSHIREESLSAGELALAAIETETEAYRRLTEAEIADHLEAVTEEE
- the psmB gene encoding archaeal proteasome endopeptidase complex subunit beta yields the protein MNVEDPYEPELGSLPEWESAGGDTKHTETGTTSIGVTTADSVVIATDRRASLGGRVVSNKNVTKVEQVHDTAALTMVGSVGGAQSFIRSIRAEANLYEARRDKPMKIDALATLASNFLRGGPFFMINPILGGVDDTGPHVYSIDPAGGLSEDEYVVTGSGMQFAMGVLEQEYREDLSHEEGIEIAARAVQSASERDTASGNGITIAEVTTEGVEIHEHEDIDDVLGGA
- a CDS encoding elongation factor EF-2, coding for MGRRKKIVEQCERLMDQPEQIRNIAIAAHIDHGKTTLTDNLLAGAGMISEDLAGEQLAMDTEEDEQERGITIDAANVSMTHNYQDKDYLINLIDTPGHVDFGGDVTRAMRAVDGALVVVDAVEGTMPQTETVVRQALRENVKPALFINKVDRLINELQEGPEEMQERLQEVIRDVNELIRGMAEERYEEDNWKVSVQDGTVAFGSALYNWAISAPSMAETGIDFGDVIEMERNDKRAELHKQSPLSDVVLDMVAEHFPNPVDAQPDRIPTVWRGDDSTQLAEDMQMVNKDGEVVFMVTDISMDPHAGEIATGRVFSGTLREGQELYVSGTAGKNRLQSVGVFMGGEREEVDSVPAGNVASVTGLKDAIAGSTVSSVEMTPFESIEHISEPVITKSIEAQKMDDLPKLIKVLQQVSKEDPTIGVEINEDTGEHLISGQGELHLEVITQRIERNQGIPVRTGEPIVVYREAPTQESEEVQGISPNRHNRFYVTVEPLSDELIDTIKLGEASMDMPEQERREALQEAGMEKETSQNVEEIVGTNVFIDDTKGIQHLNETMELIIEGLEEALEDGPLAAEPVEGALIRLHDARLHEDAIHRGPAQVIPAMREAVHRALIDAEIRLLEPIQDVRIDVPSEHMGAASGEIQGRRGRVDDMYQEGDLMVVEGIAPVEEMIGFSSDIRSATEGRASWNTENAGFRVLVDNLQPEKITEIRERKGMKTELPESINYF
- a CDS encoding 4Fe-4S dicluster domain-containing protein; protein product: MSVDGAPGVPDLDRARMDEMVEAERADPEETLAEVAYSTELGLAMAEDAKRVSSGSLSSESFWATYDEQARAEFGAEYTETPNPAVDKGGSCQTIDEPAADQLSCSVDSMDAVAEQIETPEEGDVRWGMVIDLQKCVGCDSCTVACKAENRTPPGVTYNVVMEEEHGEFPNTTRTNIPRPCMQCEKPSCVQVCPVSATYKMENGIVNIDYDRCIGCRYCMIACPYGARYLDFGGSYEDEVMGAGEVTSPEYGVDRGAREEGESPMANARKCSFCYHRLGRGEEPACVETCIGDARNFGDLNDPDSEVSRMADSTRATQLKEHTGNDPNVYYLK